The Vibrio aerogenes nucleotide sequence CGAGGTTCGAACTCGTGACCTCAACCTTGGCAAGGTTGCGCTCTACCAACTGAGCTAATGTCGCATCAATGTAAATTTGGTTGCGGGGGCCGGATTTGAACCGACGACCTTCGGGTTATGAGCCCGACGAGCTACCAAGCTGCTCCACCCCGCGTCCGTTATTATCAATAACGATTGATAATAATTTGAAATCTGGAGCGACATACGAGGTTCGAACTCGTGACCTCAACCTTGGCAAGGTTGCGCTCTACCAACTGAGCTAATGTCGCAACAAACAACGCTTTGTGCTGTTTAGGGCTGCGAATTATAAGAGCATTTTTTTGTGATGCAAGTCTTTATCGCAAAAAAAGAGATTTTTTTCATTGATTGAACAAAAACCATCCAATTATGGACTTTAAATGCTGAAAACTGTTTGACGATAATAGTGAAGTTCAGCAATTGATTCGCGAATATCATCCAGAGCCTGATGACTTCCCTGCTTAGAAAAACCATCAAGAATTTCTGGCTTCCAGCGTCTGACGAGTTCCTTAAGTGTACTCACATCCAAATACCGATAATGGAAATAAGACTCAAGCAACGGCATATGTTTCACCAGAAAACGTCTGTCCTGACCAACGCTGTTACCGCAAATGGGGGATTTCCCTTCCGGCACCCATTGCTTCAGGAATTTAATTGTCTGCTCAACCGCAATTTGTTCATCAATCTGACTTTTCCTGACGCGTTCAACTAAACCACTTGCGGTATGTGTGTTGGTACACCATTCATCCATTTTCTCCAGCTCTGATTCTGGTTGATGAATGGCAAATACAGGCCCTTCAGCAAGGATATTTAACTCACTATCCGTTACAATCGTTGCAATTTCGATAATTTTATGAACTTCAGGATTCAATCCTGTCATTTCTAAATCAATCCAAATCAAGTTTTGATCGTTTATTGACATAGATACTTACCTGTACAGGTTTAACAATAAAAAAGGTACTATACCCAAATTAGACTGAGTGAGATAGTTTGAATCTGCCCTCTTTAACTATGGCAGATTTATTCTTCACCATGAGCAATACACATATTCCTGAAAAAGTGAAAAGTAATTCATCGTGGCAAAAAGAAAGAATTTAACCAAAGGTCAGGTCCGGCGAGTCCGTCATAATCAAACCAAACGATTACAGAAAGAAACTTCTGTAGAATGGGATGAAACCATGCTTGGCAGTCCAAGACCCGGACTGATTATCAGCCGTTTTGGACAACATGCAGATGTTGAAGACACTGAAAATCAGGAAGTTCACCGTTGCAATCTTCGCCGCGGAATCGAAACACTGGTTTCCGGCGATCAAGTGATATGGCGTCCGGGGCTGGAAAACATGGCTGGTATTGCCGGCGTCATTGAAGCTGTAGAACCCAGAAAGTCCGTATTAACCCGGCCAGATTACTATGACGGACTCAAACCGGTAGCTGCCAATATTGATCAGAT carries:
- the orn gene encoding oligoribonuclease, with the protein product MSINDQNLIWIDLEMTGLNPEVHKIIEIATIVTDSELNILAEGPVFAIHQPESELEKMDEWCTNTHTASGLVERVRKSQIDEQIAVEQTIKFLKQWVPEGKSPICGNSVGQDRRFLVKHMPLLESYFHYRYLDVSTLKELVRRWKPEILDGFSKQGSHQALDDIRESIAELHYYRQTVFSI